In one Moritella sp. 5 genomic region, the following are encoded:
- a CDS encoding glutathione S-transferase N-terminal domain-containing protein, with protein MFDLLTSTLASQTRLWAGTKAAKTTINEQDPLIMYDNEADPLCRLVREAISELNLDVLIIPCPKGGERHKQQLQEMYSTDKIPFLIDKNTQIILNSASEIISYLYKHYANSSAPIRLRANIFNYASSTSASLIRCNAGNTKKPALEPIDPLVLYSFESSPYSRPVRETLCELELPYLLVNLGKQQFGELGPATRRLNLGEYSPLPETKRSAFFAEHGTVQVPFLKDPNTDVDMFESKAIVKYLMKTYAI; from the coding sequence ATGTTTGATCTACTGACTTCTACTCTGGCTTCACAAACCCGCTTATGGGCGGGTACCAAAGCGGCAAAAACCACGATTAATGAGCAAGATCCGTTAATCATGTATGACAACGAAGCCGACCCACTGTGTCGCTTAGTACGTGAAGCTATTTCAGAATTAAATCTTGATGTACTTATTATTCCCTGCCCCAAAGGCGGAGAGCGTCACAAGCAACAGCTACAAGAAATGTACAGCACAGATAAAATTCCATTCTTGATTGATAAGAACACCCAGATCATCTTAAACTCTGCGTCTGAGATCATCAGTTATTTATACAAGCATTATGCGAATAGCAGCGCACCGATTCGGTTACGCGCGAATATTTTTAATTATGCCAGCTCAACCAGTGCATCGCTGATCCGTTGCAACGCAGGTAATACTAAAAAGCCAGCATTGGAACCAATCGATCCATTGGTATTATACAGTTTTGAAAGTAGCCCTTATTCACGTCCTGTTCGTGAGACGTTATGTGAATTAGAACTGCCGTATTTATTGGTTAATTTAGGTAAACAACAATTTGGCGAACTCGGCCCTGCAACAAGACGCTTAAACCTAGGTGAATACAGCCCGTTACCAGAAACTAAGCGCAGTGCATTTTTTGCCGAACACGGCACAGTACAGGTCCCTTTCTTAAAAGATCCCAATACCGATGTGGATATGTTTGAGTCAAAAGCAATTGTGAAATACCTCATGAAGACTTACGCCATTTAG
- a CDS encoding arginine repressor has translation MNNTEQSTACHCDITDACKNLLKIERFHTQDDIRQRLIRLGYQHINQSTVSRMLSRLNVIKVTDAYGKKIYRLPSEGKSQHTDVSVSTKIEFITHNQLVVVIKTPPGCAQLIARVLDLNPHPEILGSVAGNDMVMVAPKSIHRIENCENVVKLLLDQPN, from the coding sequence ATGAATAATACTGAACAATCTACCGCCTGTCATTGTGACATAACCGATGCATGTAAAAATCTACTTAAAATAGAACGATTTCATACTCAAGATGATATTCGCCAACGGCTAATTAGGCTTGGTTATCAACATATTAATCAATCGACAGTATCAAGAATGTTATCGCGATTAAATGTAATAAAAGTGACTGATGCTTATGGTAAAAAAATATACCGCTTACCCTCGGAAGGGAAATCTCAACATACTGATGTATCAGTCTCAACCAAGATTGAATTTATCACACATAACCAATTGGTTGTTGTTATAAAAACGCCTCCTGGTTGTGCTCAACTCATTGCTCGTGTACTTGACCTGAATCCACACCCAGAAATATTAGGCTCGGTAGCCGGTAACGATATGGTCATGGTAGCACCTAAAAGTATCCATAGAATCGAAAACTGTGAGAACGTTGTTAAACTACTTCTTGACCAACCAAACTAA
- the pyrI gene encoding aspartate carbamoyltransferase regulatory subunit, with protein MIKEHQLQVEAIKNGSVIDHIPANLGIKILKLFNLKNTNQRVTIGLNLPSSALGHKDLIKIENVFLNEDQANQLALYAPHATVNQIENYEVSKKLKLALPHEIAAVFACPNSNCITHNEPVDSHFAVVETQETVRLKCKYCEKVFSRKIMTECN; from the coding sequence ATGATTAAAGAACACCAGTTACAAGTTGAAGCGATTAAAAATGGCTCTGTCATTGACCATATCCCTGCTAATTTAGGTATCAAAATATTAAAACTATTTAACCTAAAAAATACAAATCAAAGGGTTACCATCGGTCTAAATTTACCATCATCAGCACTTGGTCATAAAGATTTAATTAAAATAGAAAATGTATTTCTCAATGAAGATCAAGCCAACCAGTTAGCATTATATGCCCCCCATGCGACAGTAAACCAAATCGAAAACTATGAAGTTTCAAAAAAATTGAAGCTAGCTTTACCTCATGAAATCGCTGCGGTGTTTGCTTGTCCAAATAGTAATTGTATTACCCATAATGAACCCGTAGATAGCCACTTTGCTGTTGTGGAAACTCAAGAGACTGTACGATTAAAATGTAAGTATTGTGAGAAAGTATTTTCACGTAAAATCATGACTGAATGTAATTAA
- the pyrB gene encoding aspartate carbamoyltransferase: MNNTLFRKHIISIPELNRYDLELIVDTAKKLKIDPNPTLLKNKVVASCFFEPSTRTRLSFETAVQRLGGTIVGFDNAGNTSLAKKGETLADSVQVIASYVDAFIMRHPQEGAARLASEFSNNAPVINGGDGSNQHPTQTLLDLFSIYETQGTLDNLNIAFVGDLKYGRTVHSLTQALAKFNNTKLFFISPDILAMPDYLLQELRDAGIQYSLHSDIEDVVDDLDVLYMTRVQKERFDESEYAHMKAAFILTADMLKNARDNLKVLHPLPRIDEITVDVDKTKHAYYFQQAENGVYAREALLALVLNEQF, translated from the coding sequence ATGAACAATACCTTGTTTAGAAAACATATCATTTCTATACCAGAACTAAATAGATATGATCTAGAACTAATTGTGGATACTGCAAAAAAGCTAAAAATAGACCCCAATCCAACATTACTAAAAAATAAAGTAGTTGCGAGCTGCTTCTTTGAACCATCAACACGAACGCGTTTGTCATTTGAAACAGCCGTGCAGCGATTGGGCGGCACGATCGTTGGTTTTGACAATGCTGGCAATACCTCATTAGCGAAGAAAGGCGAAACATTGGCTGACTCAGTACAGGTTATCGCATCCTATGTAGACGCTTTTATCATGCGCCACCCACAAGAAGGTGCAGCGCGCTTAGCATCTGAGTTTTCTAATAACGCGCCAGTGATTAATGGTGGTGACGGGTCTAACCAGCATCCAACCCAAACCTTGCTCGACTTATTCAGTATCTATGAAACACAAGGTACCCTAGATAACCTAAATATCGCCTTTGTTGGTGATCTAAAATACGGCAGAACCGTGCATTCACTTACTCAAGCGCTGGCGAAATTTAATAACACCAAACTGTTCTTTATCTCACCCGATATTTTAGCCATGCCTGATTATCTGTTACAAGAATTACGCGATGCTGGTATCCAGTACAGCTTGCATAGCGACATTGAAGATGTGGTAGATGATCTTGATGTGCTGTATATGACTCGAGTGCAAAAAGAACGCTTTGACGAATCAGAATATGCGCACATGAAAGCAGCCTTCATCCTTACTGCCGATATGTTAAAGAATGCACGAGATAACCTTAAAGTGCTGCATCCTTTACCGCGTATTGACGAGATCACAGTCGACGTAGACAAAACCAAACATGCTTACTACTTTCAGCAAGCTGAAAATGGTGTTTATGCCCGCGAGGCGCTACTTGCTCTTGTCCTTAACGAACAGTTTTAA
- the argF gene encoding ornithine carbamoyltransferase, whose amino-acid sequence MSFNLRNRNFLKLLDFTPREIQHMLELSAELKKAKYNGYEQPRLTGKNIALIFEKSSTRTRCAFEVAAHDQGAQVTYLGPSGSQIGHKESMKDTARVLGRMYDGIEYRGFGQEIVEELGAHAGVPVWNGLTTEFHPTQILADFLTMQEHALGKQLHEVAFAYLGDAQNNMGNSLLVGAAKMGMDIRLVAPEAFWPNAELVAQCREIAAETGGKITLTEDVQEGVQGCDFLYTDVWVSMGESKDAWDERVKMMTPYQINMDMIKKTGNPHVKFMHCLPAFHNDETTVGAEVAEKYNMKGLEVTEEVFESKHSIVFDEAENRMHTIKAVMVATLGQ is encoded by the coding sequence ATGTCTTTCAATCTACGTAACCGTAACTTCTTAAAATTACTTGATTTCACGCCACGCGAAATCCAGCACATGCTTGAATTATCTGCAGAATTAAAAAAAGCGAAATATAACGGTTATGAACAACCGCGTTTAACTGGCAAAAACATTGCACTTATTTTCGAAAAAAGCTCAACCCGTACACGCTGTGCTTTCGAAGTTGCCGCACACGATCAAGGCGCTCAAGTAACTTACCTCGGTCCTTCAGGTTCACAAATCGGCCACAAAGAATCAATGAAAGATACAGCGCGTGTTTTAGGCCGCATGTACGATGGCATTGAATACCGTGGTTTTGGTCAAGAAATTGTTGAAGAACTTGGTGCTCACGCTGGCGTACCTGTATGGAATGGCTTAACAACTGAATTCCATCCGACCCAAATTCTAGCTGACTTCTTAACAATGCAAGAGCACGCTCTAGGCAAGCAGTTACATGAAGTTGCTTTCGCTTATCTGGGTGATGCGCAAAATAACATGGGTAATTCATTATTAGTGGGCGCCGCTAAAATGGGTATGGATATTCGTCTTGTGGCACCAGAAGCATTTTGGCCTAATGCAGAACTTGTCGCTCAATGCCGCGAAATAGCAGCAGAAACAGGCGGTAAAATCACTTTAACTGAAGATGTTCAAGAAGGTGTGCAAGGTTGTGATTTCCTTTATACCGATGTTTGGGTATCTATGGGTGAATCAAAAGACGCTTGGGATGAACGTGTAAAAATGATGACTCCTTATCAAATCAACATGGACATGATCAAAAAAACCGGCAACCCGCATGTGAAATTTATGCATTGCTTACCAGCCTTCCACAATGATGAAACAACTGTCGGTGCCGAAGTAGCTGAGAAATACAATATGAAAGGACTTGAAGTTACTGAAGAAGTTTTTGAATCAAAACATTCTATTGTTTTTGATGAAGCTGAAAACCGTATGCATACAATCAAAGCTGTAATGGTTGCAACGCTAGGTCAATAA
- the arcC gene encoding carbamate kinase produces the protein MTKKTVVVALGGNALLRRGEPLEAKIQRQNIATAAKAIAEIAKEYNVVLVHGNGPQVGLLALQGLEYKAVNPYPLDVLGSETQGMIGYILMQELKNILPEQNVSCLLTQMSVDPNDPAFADPTKPIGPVYAEKEARELAEKHNWIIKPDGEYFRRVVPSPQPTGIIENDAIAALIQQQHLIICTGGGGIPVRHENGKLVGVEAVIDKDMSAAYLARQLQADALLILTDADAVFIDWGKPTQTALRATTPFELAQHSFDAGSMGPKIEASCEFIKQGGKFVGIGALDAGLRILKGDAGTNITAD, from the coding sequence ATGACTAAAAAAACTGTTGTTGTGGCATTAGGTGGGAACGCTTTATTACGTCGTGGCGAGCCATTAGAAGCTAAGATTCAACGTCAAAACATAGCAACGGCTGCCAAAGCCATTGCTGAAATAGCCAAAGAATATAATGTTGTACTCGTACATGGTAACGGCCCTCAAGTTGGTTTACTGGCACTACAAGGGCTGGAATATAAAGCTGTAAACCCTTATCCACTTGATGTTTTAGGCTCTGAAACTCAAGGTATGATTGGCTACATTTTAATGCAGGAACTTAAAAATATACTGCCTGAACAGAATGTATCTTGTTTACTCACACAGATGAGCGTTGATCCCAATGATCCAGCATTTGCAGATCCAACAAAACCGATTGGTCCAGTTTATGCCGAAAAAGAAGCGCGTGAATTAGCTGAAAAACATAACTGGATTATCAAGCCAGACGGAGAATATTTCCGCCGCGTAGTACCAAGCCCACAGCCGACAGGCATTATTGAAAATGATGCAATTGCAGCCTTAATTCAACAGCAGCATTTAATCATCTGTACTGGCGGTGGTGGCATTCCAGTAAGACATGAAAATGGCAAGTTAGTCGGTGTAGAAGCCGTTATCGATAAAGATATGTCAGCAGCTTACCTCGCCAGACAACTACAAGCAGACGCATTGTTGATCCTAACGGATGCAGATGCTGTATTTATTGATTGGGGCAAACCAACCCAAACAGCACTACGTGCAACAACGCCCTTTGAGTTAGCACAACATAGCTTTGATGCGGGCTCTATGGGACCAAAAATTGAGGCCTCTTGTGAGTTCATTAAACAAGGTGGCAAGTTTGTCGGAATCGGTGCTTTAGATGCGGGCTTACGCATCTTGAAAGGCGACGCTGGTACCAACATAACGGCAGATTAA
- the arcA gene encoding arginine deiminase produces the protein MSKLYVGSEVGQLRRVLVHRPRRSLSHLTPSNCHDLLFDDVLAVERAGEEHDVFTKTLRDQGVEVLLLTDLLADTLAIPEAKDWLLTNQVSDYRLGATFANDVRCYLGDLPNIDLAKILTGGLSYAEMPMKSSSMMQGMHAPTDFIIKPLPNHLFTRDTSCWVYGGVSINPMAKAARQRETNHVRAIYRWHPIFAGADFVKYYGHEEKMYDNSTIEGGDVLVIGKGSVLIGMSERTTPQGVEQLASGLFKHGQAKQIIAMQLPKHRSCMHLDTVMTHLSEDTFSVYPEVVSKDVQCWNLTGDESGAVNVKEEGYFVTAIEKALGVGKLNLITTGGDSFTAEREQWNDANNVLTVKPGVVIGYEGNSHTNEKYDKAGITVLPIPGDELGRGRGGARCMSCPIERDGI, from the coding sequence ATGAGTAAATTATATGTAGGTTCTGAAGTCGGTCAATTACGTCGCGTTCTCGTTCACCGTCCAAGACGCTCACTAAGCCACTTAACACCATCTAACTGCCACGACTTATTATTTGATGATGTATTAGCAGTAGAACGTGCAGGTGAAGAACATGATGTGTTTACAAAAACATTGCGCGATCAAGGCGTAGAAGTGTTACTTCTAACTGATCTTCTTGCTGATACATTAGCAATTCCAGAAGCTAAAGATTGGTTGTTAACAAATCAAGTATCTGATTACCGCTTAGGGGCTACATTTGCTAATGACGTACGTTGCTATCTAGGTGACTTACCAAACATTGATCTTGCTAAAATCTTAACTGGTGGTTTGTCTTACGCTGAAATGCCAATGAAATCATCTTCTATGATGCAAGGCATGCACGCTCCAACAGACTTCATCATTAAACCACTACCGAATCACCTATTTACTCGTGATACGTCTTGCTGGGTATATGGCGGCGTTTCTATCAACCCAATGGCTAAAGCGGCTCGTCAACGTGAAACTAACCACGTTCGTGCAATCTACCGCTGGCACCCAATCTTCGCTGGTGCAGATTTCGTTAAGTACTACGGGCATGAAGAAAAAATGTACGACAACTCTACAATCGAAGGCGGCGACGTACTGGTTATTGGTAAAGGTTCAGTACTTATTGGTATGTCTGAACGTACCACTCCACAAGGTGTTGAACAACTAGCATCAGGCCTATTCAAGCACGGTCAAGCAAAACAAATTATTGCAATGCAGCTTCCTAAGCACCGTTCTTGTATGCACTTAGATACAGTAATGACACACCTAAGTGAAGATACATTCTCTGTTTACCCTGAAGTTGTAAGTAAAGACGTACAGTGCTGGAACCTAACTGGCGATGAGTCTGGCGCTGTTAACGTGAAAGAAGAAGGTTACTTCGTTACAGCTATCGAAAAAGCACTAGGCGTAGGCAAACTAAACCTAATCACCACTGGCGGTGACAGTTTCACAGCAGAACGTGAACAATGGAATGATGCCAATAACGTATTAACGGTAAAACCTGGTGTCGTCATTGGTTATGAAGGTAACTCTCACACTAACGAAAAATACGACAAAGCAGGTATCACAGTTCTACCAATTCCAGGTGATGAACTCGGCCGTGGTCGCGGTGGCGCTCGCTGCATGAGCTGCCCAATTGAACGTGACGGTATCTAA
- a CDS encoding YfcC family protein: MTTSALDKEKKGFFANLTFPSAYTILFILIAFVALMTWIVPAGQYDRVMNDDIGKEVPITGTYHTVDNNPQGFVDVVLAPIDGFYDHNTYAAAAIDVSLFILIIGGFLGLVTKTGAIDAGIERVTTRLNGREELMIPILMALFAAGGTIYGMAEESLPFYSLIVPVMLAARFDSVVGAATVLLGAGIGVIGSTINPFATVIASNTAGIPFTDGIFLRIATLAIGWLICVIYVMRYAKKIKADPSKSIMFDKHQEHMVHFLGNKSDEKLEFTTTRKLILTIFVASFAIMIYGVAVAGWWMAEISGLFLVAAIITGLVARMSEEELTSSFIDGARDLLGVALIVGIARGIVVIMDRGMITDTILNSAEMAISGLSGIVFINVMYWIEVLLSFLVPSTSGLAVLTMPIMSPLADFASVSRDLVVTAFQSAAGIVNLITPTSAVVMGGLAIAKVPYIRWLKWVAPLIAILTILVMAMLSVGVILS, translated from the coding sequence ATGACAACATCAGCTTTAGATAAAGAAAAAAAAGGCTTTTTTGCTAATTTAACATTCCCATCTGCTTATACGATTCTATTTATACTTATTGCTTTTGTAGCCCTAATGACTTGGATTGTGCCTGCAGGCCAATACGATCGAGTCATGAATGATGACATAGGTAAAGAAGTACCAATAACAGGTACATACCATACTGTTGATAATAATCCACAAGGATTTGTAGACGTCGTTCTTGCACCTATCGATGGTTTTTACGATCACAACACCTATGCTGCTGCGGCAATTGATGTCTCTCTTTTCATTCTTATTATTGGTGGTTTTCTTGGGCTTGTAACAAAAACAGGCGCAATAGATGCCGGTATTGAGCGGGTAACTACACGCTTAAATGGTCGTGAAGAATTGATGATTCCGATTCTAATGGCGCTGTTTGCTGCTGGCGGAACGATTTACGGTATGGCGGAGGAGTCATTACCATTTTACTCACTGATCGTCCCCGTCATGCTTGCAGCTCGGTTTGATTCGGTGGTAGGCGCCGCAACCGTATTACTAGGCGCAGGTATTGGTGTAATCGGTTCGACCATTAATCCATTTGCAACAGTGATCGCATCTAATACTGCCGGTATTCCGTTTACTGATGGCATATTTTTACGTATCGCTACCTTAGCTATCGGTTGGTTAATCTGCGTAATCTACGTCATGCGTTATGCTAAGAAGATCAAAGCAGATCCATCAAAATCGATTATGTTCGATAAGCATCAGGAGCATATGGTTCATTTTTTAGGAAATAAATCAGATGAGAAATTAGAATTTACCACAACGCGTAAACTCATTCTAACTATCTTCGTCGCTTCTTTTGCAATCATGATTTATGGTGTTGCAGTGGCGGGTTGGTGGATGGCTGAAATTTCAGGTCTATTCTTAGTCGCAGCCATTATCACAGGTCTCGTCGCTAGAATGAGTGAAGAAGAACTCACATCAAGTTTCATTGATGGGGCTCGCGATCTACTTGGTGTAGCACTCATTGTTGGTATTGCTCGTGGGATCGTAGTGATCATGGACCGAGGTATGATCACTGATACTATTCTCAATTCAGCTGAAATGGCGATCTCTGGTTTATCTGGTATTGTCTTTATCAATGTCATGTATTGGATTGAAGTATTACTTTCATTCTTAGTGCCATCGACATCTGGATTAGCTGTTTTAACTATGCCTATTATGTCTCCATTAGCTGATTTTGCTTCTGTTAGTCGAGATCTAGTTGTAACAGCGTTCCAATCAGCCGCAGGTATTGTAAACTTAATTACCCCGACCTCTGCAGTTGTTATGGGTGGTCTTGCGATCGCCAAAGTACCTTATATTCGTTGGTTAAAATGGGTAGCACCGCTCATCGCTATACTCACTATTTTAGTGATGGCTATGCTCAGCGTAGGCGTCATCCTATCTTAA
- the tcdA gene encoding tRNA cyclic N6-threonylcarbamoyladenosine(37) synthase TcdA: MSAEYDNRFGGIARLYGLKALQFFNQAHVCVIGIGGVGSWAAEALARSGIGKITLIDMDDICVTNTNRQIHALKDTIGQQKIDVMAARIHAINPECVVNLIDDFVSTDNIGEHLCTDYDYVIDAIDSVRSKSALLAYCKRNKIKCITIGAAGGQIDPTQIQVTDLAKTYQDPLAAKVRSDLRRLHNFTKNTKRKFGIECVFSTEQLIYPSSDGEVCMTKNFADGATGMDCSSGFGASTAVTASFGLVAASRVLKKLAEKANA; the protein is encoded by the coding sequence ATGTCGGCCGAATATGACAATCGTTTTGGTGGTATTGCACGTTTATATGGACTAAAAGCACTGCAGTTTTTTAATCAAGCACATGTGTGTGTGATTGGTATTGGTGGTGTGGGTTCTTGGGCGGCAGAAGCGTTAGCGCGTTCGGGTATCGGTAAGATCACGCTGATTGATATGGACGACATTTGCGTAACCAATACTAACCGTCAAATTCATGCATTAAAAGACACTATCGGTCAGCAAAAGATTGATGTGATGGCGGCGCGTATTCATGCCATTAATCCGGAATGTGTAGTTAATCTTATCGATGACTTTGTCAGTACCGATAATATTGGCGAACACCTCTGTACAGATTATGATTATGTGATTGACGCGATTGATAGCGTACGTTCAAAGTCGGCGCTCTTAGCGTATTGCAAACGAAACAAAATCAAATGTATAACTATTGGTGCGGCAGGTGGGCAAATCGATCCAACGCAAATTCAAGTGACTGACTTAGCTAAAACGTATCAAGATCCATTAGCTGCAAAAGTACGTTCTGACTTGCGTCGTTTACATAACTTCACTAAAAATACCAAACGTAAATTTGGTATTGAATGTGTGTTTTCTACGGAGCAACTCATTTACCCCAGTTCTGATGGGGAAGTATGCATGACTAAGAATTTTGCAGATGGCGCAACTGGCATGGATTGTTCAAGTGGTTTTGGCGCTTCCACCGCAGTGACGGCAAGCTTTGGTTTGGTTGCAGCTTCACGTGTCTTGAAAAAATTAGCTGAAAAAGCCAACGCTTAA
- a CDS encoding acetyl-CoA C-acetyltransferase, with translation MSKVFIVAAKRTALGSFGGSLAGVDAATLGATVIKGALVAANVNPEHVDEVIVGNVISAGQGMGPGRQAAMQAGIPATVPAYTLNMICGSGMKTIMDGAAHIKAGDADIVVAAGMESMSNIPYLMPSRIRFGSKMGNMTMVDSMINDGLTDVFNNYHMGMTAENIVDQFGLTREQQDTFAVGSQHKAIAAITAERFADEIVPVEVKVRRQTQSFATDEYPKDNTSVEGLAKLRPAFKADGSVTAANASGINDGAAAIILASEAAVEKYGLEPMAELIAYGQGGIDPQVMGLGPVPAIEQALKRADMSLEQIELLELNEAFAAQALGVMTNLTQEHNVDMDWFADKTNVNGGAIALGHPLGASGGRITVTLLHEMQKRGVDYGLASLCIGGGMGTALIVKNLQK, from the coding sequence ATGAGTAAAGTATTTATCGTTGCAGCAAAACGTACAGCGCTTGGTAGTTTTGGCGGTAGCTTAGCGGGTGTGGATGCCGCAACATTAGGCGCGACTGTAATTAAAGGTGCATTAGTAGCAGCTAACGTTAATCCTGAGCACGTTGATGAAGTAATTGTTGGTAATGTGATTAGTGCTGGACAAGGCATGGGCCCAGGTCGTCAAGCTGCAATGCAAGCGGGTATTCCTGCTACTGTGCCTGCTTATACGTTAAACATGATCTGTGGTAGTGGCATGAAAACGATTATGGACGGCGCGGCACATATTAAAGCTGGTGATGCGGACATCGTGGTTGCTGCTGGGATGGAAAGTATGTCTAACATTCCTTATTTGATGCCATCGAGAATACGTTTTGGCTCTAAAATGGGCAACATGACCATGGTTGATTCCATGATTAATGATGGTTTGACTGATGTATTTAACAATTACCATATGGGCATGACGGCAGAAAATATTGTTGACCAGTTTGGTTTAACCCGTGAACAACAAGATACGTTTGCAGTCGGCAGTCAACATAAAGCAATCGCTGCAATTACAGCAGAACGTTTCGCTGACGAGATTGTGCCAGTTGAAGTAAAAGTGCGCCGTCAAACGCAAAGCTTTGCGACGGATGAGTATCCAAAAGACAATACCAGTGTTGAAGGCTTAGCTAAACTACGTCCTGCATTTAAAGCGGATGGCTCGGTGACGGCGGCGAATGCATCTGGTATTAATGATGGTGCTGCAGCTATTATCTTAGCTTCTGAAGCGGCGGTAGAAAAATACGGTTTAGAGCCAATGGCAGAGTTAATCGCTTATGGTCAAGGTGGTATTGATCCACAAGTTATGGGGTTAGGCCCAGTTCCTGCGATTGAGCAAGCGCTAAAACGTGCTGATATGTCATTAGAGCAGATAGAATTATTAGAGTTAAACGAAGCCTTTGCGGCACAAGCATTAGGGGTCATGACTAATCTGACTCAAGAGCATAATGTTGATATGGACTGGTTTGCTGATAAAACCAATGTGAATGGTGGCGCTATTGCTTTAGGTCATCCTCTGGGTGCTTCCGGTGGTCGTATTACTGTGACGCTATTACATGAAATGCAAAAACGTGGTGTTGATTACGGTTTGGCATCACTGTGTATTGGTGGGGGCATGGGAACTGCGTTGATTGTTAAAAACCTGCAGAAATAG
- the csdE gene encoding cysteine desulfurase sulfur acceptor subunit CsdE, with translation MTDFSSSPFGNEITSSDVMTLLTAQNGWQNKYRQLILLGNKIPALTDDYKVAENQIKGCESQAWLAFSCDNDERLWFGLDSDARIVKGLMAALLAAVNGKTRVEIAAFNIDDYFAQLGFMQQLSPSRGNGLKAVIAAIQAA, from the coding sequence ATGACCGATTTCTCGTCGAGCCCATTTGGTAACGAAATTACCAGTAGCGATGTAATGACTTTATTAACCGCACAAAATGGTTGGCAAAATAAATACCGTCAATTAATTTTGCTAGGTAACAAGATTCCAGCGTTAACAGATGACTATAAAGTAGCAGAAAATCAAATTAAAGGCTGTGAAAGTCAGGCTTGGTTAGCGTTTAGTTGTGACAATGATGAACGACTATGGTTTGGTCTGGATTCAGATGCGCGTATTGTTAAAGGTTTAATGGCGGCATTATTAGCAGCCGTTAATGGTAAAACGCGCGTTGAAATCGCAGCATTTAATATTGATGACTATTTTGCACAGCTTGGTTTTATGCAACAACTTAGCCCTTCTCGTGGCAATGGTTTAAAAGCGGTGATCGCAGCGATCCAAGCTGCCTAA